In Prosthecochloris marina, a single window of DNA contains:
- a CDS encoding SRPBCC family protein, translating to MQIEHSVFIKRPLAEVEAYLTDISNDSEWQEDVMESAITTEGGIGEGTAGYEVRSVMGFPMRTEWIVTGHNPGKSYTFASRESIIPYEGTVEFSAESGGTRVAYRFTMKPEGVLGVLDPLIAFAFTPRFRENLENLRALLESRA from the coding sequence ATGCAGATAGAACATTCGGTTTTCATCAAGCGTCCGCTTGCGGAGGTTGAGGCATACCTCACCGATATATCCAACGACAGCGAGTGGCAGGAAGATGTCATGGAATCGGCGATCACAACAGAAGGAGGTATAGGTGAAGGAACGGCAGGTTACGAAGTTCGCAGTGTCATGGGGTTCCCGATGCGGACGGAATGGATCGTTACCGGCCACAATCCCGGAAAATCGTACACTTTTGCGAGCAGGGAAAGTATTATCCCTTATGAAGGGACTGTGGAGTTTTCCGCTGAATCCGGAGGCACCAGGGTGGCTTACCGCTTTACCATGAAACCGGAAGGAGTGCTCGGGGTGCTTGATCCGCTGATTGCGTTTGCCTTTACTCCTCGCTTCCGCGAGAACCTTGAAAACCTTCGTGCTCTTCTGGAGAGTCGGGCATGA
- the purT gene encoding formate-dependent phosphoribosylglycinamide formyltransferase: MTTPKKIMLLGSGELGKEFVIAVQRLGQHVVAVDSYNDAPAQQVADEREVIDMLDGNALDALVAKHKPDIVVPEIEAIRTERFYCYEKQGIQVVPSARAANFTMNRKAIRDLAAAELGLRTARYRYAASLEELISAVENIGLPSVVKPLMSSSGKGQSIIRSTSDIENAWSYSQSAKRGDIAEVIVESFIPFHTEITLLTVTQKNGPTLFCPPIGHRQERGDYQESWQPCRISETLLMEAQEMAEKVTRSLGGAGIWGVEFFLSDEGLYFSELSPRPHDTGMVTLVGTQNLSEFELHARAILGLPVPEISLMRAGASAVILAEMEGNMPRFSGLEEALALPGTDIRIFGKPSARPYRRMGVALASGDPESDVEAIKKQAITSAAKVNIICEE; encoded by the coding sequence ATGACCACGCCAAAGAAAATCATGCTGCTTGGCAGCGGGGAATTGGGAAAAGAGTTTGTTATTGCCGTACAACGTCTCGGCCAACATGTTGTCGCGGTTGACAGTTACAACGATGCGCCTGCACAGCAGGTAGCCGATGAACGGGAGGTTATCGACATGCTCGACGGCAACGCTCTCGATGCTCTGGTTGCGAAGCACAAGCCGGATATCGTTGTGCCCGAGATAGAGGCAATCCGCACTGAACGGTTCTATTGCTACGAGAAACAGGGCATTCAGGTGGTTCCGTCGGCCCGCGCTGCAAACTTTACCATGAACCGTAAAGCCATCCGCGACCTGGCTGCGGCCGAACTTGGCCTGAGAACAGCACGGTACCGTTACGCCGCATCATTGGAAGAACTGATATCAGCCGTAGAAAATATCGGTCTGCCCTCAGTGGTCAAACCCCTGATGAGTTCATCTGGCAAGGGACAATCAATCATCAGAAGCACATCGGATATCGAGAATGCATGGAGCTATTCGCAAAGCGCGAAGCGGGGAGATATCGCCGAAGTGATCGTTGAATCGTTCATTCCGTTCCATACCGAAATCACTCTCCTGACCGTAACACAGAAAAACGGTCCGACGCTCTTCTGCCCGCCTATCGGACACCGCCAGGAAAGAGGCGATTACCAGGAAAGCTGGCAGCCCTGCCGTATCAGCGAAACTCTTTTGATGGAAGCGCAGGAAATGGCTGAAAAGGTCACCCGATCCCTCGGCGGAGCCGGTATCTGGGGTGTAGAGTTTTTTCTTTCCGATGAAGGCCTTTATTTCTCGGAACTTTCCCCGCGTCCTCATGATACCGGCATGGTGACTCTCGTCGGGACCCAGAACCTTTCGGAGTTCGAACTGCACGCCAGGGCGATCCTGGGCTTGCCGGTACCGGAGATTTCTCTGATGCGTGCCGGGGCCAGCGCGGTCATCCTGGCCGAGATGGAGGGAAACATGCCTCGTTTCAGCGGTCTGGAAGAAGCTCTTGCCCTGCCGGGGACAGATATCCGCATTTTCGGCAAGCCATCAGCCCGTCCCTACCGGCGAATGGGCGTAGCCCTTGCATCCGGCGATCCAGAAAGCGATGTCGAAGCCATCAAAAAGCAAGCGATCACAAGCGCCGCAAAAGTAAACATCATCTGCGAGGAATGA
- a CDS encoding KilA-N domain-containing protein, with product MSRSNKINVLSTEVRVQAIDRGDYISLTDIAKYRNADDPRFIIQNWMRTRFTVEFLGIWEQLHNTDFNRVEFEAVKNESGRNAFVMTPAKWVEITGAIGVFSKAGRYGGTYAHKDIAFEFASWVSVEFKLYLIKEFQRLKDLEQQQLGWDIRRNLTKINYRIHTDAIREHLIPQELSREQINLLYASEADLLNMALFGKTAKQWRDENPREKGNIRDFADVSQLLCLANLENLNAHFIREGMNQPDRLEKLNQIAIQQMRLLVEDRRVKKMGKEGSNE from the coding sequence ATGAGCAGAAGTAATAAAATCAATGTGTTGAGCACTGAGGTGAGGGTGCAGGCGATTGACAGGGGCGATTACATCTCGCTGACGGATATCGCCAAATACAGAAATGCAGATGATCCGCGATTTATCATTCAAAACTGGATGCGGACACGCTTTACAGTCGAGTTTTTAGGGATATGGGAACAGTTACATAACACTGATTTTAACCGTGTCGAATTCGAGGCGGTTAAAAACGAGTCAGGCCGAAATGCATTTGTGATGACTCCTGCCAAATGGGTAGAAATTACAGGAGCCATTGGTGTTTTCTCTAAAGCTGGGAGGTATGGGGGAACGTATGCTCACAAGGACATTGCTTTTGAATTCGCTTCCTGGGTCTCTGTCGAGTTCAAGCTCTATCTGATCAAGGAGTTCCAGCGGCTCAAGGATTTGGAGCAGCAACAGCTTGGCTGGGACATTCGCCGGAACCTGACCAAAATAAACTACCGCATTCATACCGATGCCATCAGGGAACACCTGATCCCTCAGGAGTTGAGCAGGGAACAGATCAATCTGCTCTATGCTTCCGAAGCGGATCTGCTGAACATGGCGCTCTTCGGTAAAACCGCCAAACAGTGGCGGGATGAAAACCCCCGAGAAAAAGGCAATATCCGCGACTTTGCCGATGTTTCTCAGCTCTTATGCCTTGCGAATCTCGAAAATCTGAACGCGCATTTTATCAGGGAAGGGATGAACCAGCCGGACAGACTCGAAAAGCTCAACCAGATCGCCATTCAGCAGATGCGGCTGCTGGTCGAGGACAGAAGGGTGAAGAAGATGGGTAAGGAGGGCAGCAATGAATAA
- the rlmD gene encoding 23S rRNA (uracil(1939)-C(5))-methyltransferase RlmD has product MKDKSLKELYRKGETIELTISDIAEKDQCFGRLENGTAALVKGMLAVGDWISATITKIRPTYIEAVLDRILSPSADRIEPECPVFGVCGGCKWMHVSYDAQLRYKQKKVHDALVHIGSVEDMPVNPALPAPGITHYRNKVEFSCSSKRYLMPEELKMDVLEKPKDFALGFHAPGNFEKVLEIDRCYLAKECMNSALRVTREFAQEYGLEPHAVREHKGFLRNLMLRYSEEQNVLMVNLVTSWYDAGLMEAYRDRLLSSMPQQPMTVVNNVTSRKNTVAVGEKEYVIYGEGVVQERLGDLHFRISANSFFQTNTKQAETLYEGIMTMAGLREDDTVYDLYCGTGTITLYLAERCRRAVGLEIVESSLADAAENASRNGVTNASFYGLDLKDFHTVLGTLEEFGLPRVIVTDPPRAGMHPKALKTMIRLQPETIVYVSCNPANLARDAKEIIASGYRLEEVQPVDMFPHTSHIETLACFRRTV; this is encoded by the coding sequence ATGAAAGATAAAAGTTTAAAAGAGTTGTATAGAAAAGGAGAAACGATTGAGCTGACAATCTCCGATATAGCGGAAAAGGACCAGTGTTTCGGGAGGCTTGAAAACGGCACCGCGGCTCTTGTAAAGGGAATGCTGGCTGTGGGAGACTGGATTAGCGCAACCATAACCAAAATCAGGCCTACCTATATCGAGGCCGTGCTTGACAGGATTTTGTCACCTTCGGCTGACAGGATCGAGCCCGAATGTCCGGTTTTCGGTGTTTGCGGAGGATGCAAGTGGATGCATGTGAGTTATGACGCTCAGCTCCGCTATAAACAAAAGAAAGTGCATGATGCGCTCGTTCATATCGGTAGTGTGGAGGATATGCCGGTCAACCCGGCTCTGCCTGCTCCTGGTATCACGCATTACCGGAACAAGGTTGAATTTTCCTGTTCCAGCAAGCGGTATCTGATGCCGGAAGAATTGAAAATGGACGTTCTCGAAAAGCCCAAAGATTTTGCGCTTGGATTCCATGCGCCGGGAAATTTTGAAAAGGTTCTCGAGATAGACCGCTGCTACCTTGCCAAGGAGTGTATGAACAGCGCACTTCGGGTTACCAGAGAGTTTGCGCAAGAGTACGGTCTGGAGCCCCATGCGGTAAGGGAACATAAAGGGTTTTTAAGAAACCTTATGCTGCGCTACAGCGAAGAACAGAATGTACTCATGGTCAACCTCGTGACTTCATGGTACGATGCCGGTCTCATGGAAGCGTACCGCGATCGTCTTCTGTCTTCTATGCCGCAACAACCAATGACTGTCGTCAACAATGTCACGTCACGGAAAAATACGGTTGCGGTCGGTGAGAAAGAGTATGTCATTTACGGTGAAGGGGTTGTCCAGGAGCGTCTGGGCGACCTGCACTTCCGGATATCCGCCAACTCTTTTTTCCAGACAAACACAAAACAGGCAGAAACCCTCTATGAGGGTATCATGACTATGGCCGGGTTGAGGGAAGATGATACGGTCTATGATCTTTATTGTGGAACCGGCACCATTACACTCTATCTTGCCGAGCGCTGCCGTCGGGCGGTAGGTCTGGAAATCGTGGAAAGTTCACTGGCAGATGCCGCGGAAAACGCCTCCCGAAACGGCGTTACCAATGCCTCGTTTTATGGCTTGGATCTGAAGGATTTTCATACTGTACTCGGTACGCTGGAGGAGTTCGGGTTACCAAGGGTGATTGTCACGGATCCACCAAGGGCGGGTATGCACCCGAAAGCGTTGAAGACCATGATTCGGCTCCAGCCCGAAACAATCGTCTATGTGAGCTGTAACCCTGCCAACCTTGCACGTGATGCAAAGGAGATCATCGCCTCGGGTTATCGGCTTGAGGAGGTCCAACCGGTCGATATGTTCCCGCATACGAGTCATATCGAGACGCTGGCGTGCTTCAGAAGAACAGTGTAA
- a CDS encoding restriction endonuclease subunit S codes for MVRLKEVVTVQTGYSFRSRLDTSEKGNVAVIQMKDLRDDNNTVDCKNLVRIDMDRVKEHHFARKGDLVFRSRGLVTTSAVLLEDPGRAVVAAPLLRIRINDCDMVLPEYLNWYIGQREVQLFLDSRAKGTFQKMIGKEAIEDLEVFLPVLEKQKCIVEVAKLSDHEQALLHEIAEKKDQYISAVLMQLAKGET; via the coding sequence ATGGTGCGTTTAAAAGAGGTGGTGACAGTGCAAACGGGATACTCGTTCAGGTCTCGACTCGATACTTCCGAAAAGGGTAATGTTGCGGTTATCCAGATGAAGGATCTTCGTGATGATAACAATACGGTTGATTGCAAGAATCTGGTCAGGATCGATATGGATCGGGTGAAAGAGCACCATTTTGCTCGAAAAGGTGATCTGGTTTTCAGGTCCCGCGGGTTGGTCACGACGTCGGCTGTTCTTCTTGAAGATCCGGGCAGGGCGGTTGTTGCTGCTCCGTTGTTAAGAATAAGGATCAATGATTGCGACATGGTTTTGCCGGAGTATCTGAACTGGTATATAGGCCAGCGAGAAGTGCAGTTATTCCTCGACAGCAGGGCAAAAGGCACGTTTCAGAAAATGATCGGAAAAGAGGCGATAGAAGATCTTGAGGTTTTCTTGCCGGTTCTCGAAAAGCAGAAATGCATTGTTGAGGTGGCTAAGCTGTCAGACCATGAGCAAGCATTGCTCCATGAGATTGCAGAAAAAAAGGATCAGTATATATCAGCAGTACTAATGCAGTTGGCAAAAGGAGAAACATAA
- a CDS encoding ROK family protein: protein MAQYWGIDLGGTKIEGVVLDESKKPLVRLRIPTEASGGYRHILSRVQKLLQMMADECGFTLPSVVGIGTPGRIDVNTGLLKNSNTVCLNGKPVQVDFQELLRAEVVIENDANSFALAESLFGAGRKTMRQGTGIAFGIILGTGVGGGIVCGETVVHGAHGIAGEWGHNELLPDGELCYCGRKGCVETVLSGPALERFYTIRSGGMWKSLKEIAATAEADQAAGETIERLLKGFGKAIAQVINILDPHIIIVGGGVSNVEALYSPVARREIERHLFNGTLDIPVVRPQLGDSAGVIGAALLTVGTC, encoded by the coding sequence ATGGCACAATACTGGGGTATAGACCTTGGGGGAACAAAAATAGAGGGAGTCGTCCTCGATGAAAGCAAGAAGCCTCTTGTCCGTCTGAGGATTCCAACGGAAGCATCCGGAGGGTACCGCCATATACTTTCACGAGTGCAAAAGCTTTTACAGATGATGGCTGATGAATGCGGTTTTACGTTGCCGTCAGTTGTAGGAATAGGTACTCCCGGCCGGATTGACGTGAACACCGGCCTTTTGAAAAATTCCAACACGGTATGTCTTAACGGCAAGCCGGTGCAGGTCGATTTTCAGGAACTGCTCCGGGCAGAGGTGGTGATCGAAAATGATGCGAACTCTTTCGCGCTTGCGGAATCTCTCTTCGGCGCAGGAAGAAAAACAATGCGTCAGGGGACAGGCATCGCTTTCGGAATCATTCTCGGTACCGGTGTGGGTGGAGGAATTGTCTGCGGTGAAACGGTTGTTCACGGAGCGCATGGAATTGCAGGAGAGTGGGGTCATAACGAACTTTTGCCGGATGGAGAATTGTGCTACTGTGGAAGAAAAGGGTGTGTGGAAACCGTATTGTCGGGGCCGGCACTCGAACGGTTCTATACCATACGGTCGGGAGGGATGTGGAAATCCCTCAAAGAGATCGCAGCGACTGCCGAAGCTGATCAGGCCGCCGGGGAGACGATCGAACGTTTGCTGAAAGGGTTCGGTAAAGCGATCGCTCAGGTAATCAATATCCTCGATCCCCATATCATTATTGTCGGTGGCGGTGTGAGCAACGTCGAGGCGCTCTACTCCCCTGTTGCCCGTCGTGAGATAGAAAGACATCTGTTCAACGGTACACTCGATATTCCGGTTGTGCGTCCGCAGCTCGGAGACAGTGCCGGCGTTATCGGAGCGGCCTTGTTAACTGTAGGAACGTGTTGA
- a CDS encoding SagB/ThcOx family dehydrogenase: MQAGRKPHEKLEDYRYFLKDSIRQEINFTQTAQSRRLPAPPLQKPCHGDTVRIDLPEGLRSLRYCCRVPVGEAIMERESVRFYSDEALTLEELSALLWATQGVRHVLSEECALRTVPSAGARHSFETYIAVSHVEELPAGLYRYLPFDHQLLQLFLDEKIDDKASWACMAQRFVAGAAVTFFWTTIPARMEWRYDLATHKVIALDAGHVCQNLYLACTALGAGTCAIAAYDQAECDRLLGVDGEEEFTVYIAPVGKL, from the coding sequence ATGCAAGCAGGCAGAAAACCGCATGAAAAACTGGAGGACTACCGATACTTTCTCAAAGACAGCATTCGTCAGGAAATCAATTTCACACAAACTGCCCAGAGCCGCAGGCTTCCAGCTCCTCCACTGCAGAAACCCTGTCATGGAGATACGGTCCGAATCGATCTGCCCGAAGGCCTTCGTTCATTACGGTACTGCTGTCGAGTTCCGGTTGGCGAGGCAATCATGGAACGTGAAAGCGTGCGTTTCTACAGCGACGAAGCCCTTACCCTCGAAGAGCTGTCCGCACTGCTCTGGGCGACACAGGGAGTCCGCCATGTGCTGAGCGAAGAGTGCGCCTTGCGAACCGTCCCGTCCGCCGGGGCCCGGCATTCTTTCGAGACATATATTGCTGTAAGCCATGTAGAAGAATTGCCTGCCGGGCTCTATCGCTACCTGCCTTTCGACCATCAGCTGTTGCAGCTTTTTCTCGATGAGAAAATAGACGACAAGGCCTCATGGGCCTGCATGGCACAGCGCTTCGTTGCCGGTGCCGCTGTAACCTTTTTCTGGACAACGATTCCTGCCCGCATGGAGTGGCGTTATGACCTAGCGACCCACAAAGTGATCGCCCTTGACGCCGGGCACGTCTGCCAGAACCTCTACCTCGCCTGCACCGCCCTCGGCGCAGGAACCTGCGCCATAGCCGCCTATGATCAAGCCGAATGCGACCGTCTGCTCGGGGTTGATGGGGAGGAGGAGTTTACAGTGTATATCGCACCGGTAGGGAAGTTATGA
- a CDS encoding restriction endonuclease subunit S, which produces MNKYRRVVLGDIAKISSGGTPSRSNPEYWDGNIPWVKTAQIQNRIINEESVDEWITEEGLHESSAKIISAETILMAMYGQGKTRGQIGILTFDASINQACAAIELKKGVYRDYIYQALLANYSRIRNMSNSGGQANLSATLIKEIPVMLPSFAEQKAIADLLFTWDQAIEKTERLIRAKERQLDAYARNLFDRRNDGKYDGWKVVELKMVLTEHGDKSIGIEEVYSVSVHKGLVNQVEHLGRSFSAANTDNYNRVHFGDIVYTKSPTGDFPLGIVKQSYAVKDVIVSPLYGVFTPKTFNLGIVLDFYFSSPARARNYLFPIVQKGAKNTIAITNKTFLSNTLHLPVDEQAQKEVAEFVSAARKEIDLLKKLADKYKTQKSGLMQKMLTGEWKVKPEIVNQYMEV; this is translated from the coding sequence ATGAATAAATATAGGCGTGTTGTCCTCGGAGATATCGCTAAAATTTCATCAGGAGGTACTCCATCAAGATCAAACCCAGAATACTGGGATGGCAATATTCCATGGGTCAAAACAGCACAGATTCAAAATCGTATTATTAATGAAGAGAGTGTTGATGAATGGATAACGGAAGAAGGCTTACATGAGTCGTCAGCTAAAATTATATCAGCCGAGACGATTTTAATGGCTATGTATGGCCAAGGTAAAACTAGAGGGCAAATAGGGATTCTTACTTTTGATGCATCAATAAATCAGGCATGTGCAGCGATAGAGCTAAAGAAAGGCGTTTACAGGGATTATATCTATCAAGCTTTACTCGCCAATTATTCTCGGATAAGAAATATGAGTAATAGCGGAGGGCAAGCGAACCTTAGCGCGACATTGATAAAGGAAATTCCTGTAATGCTGCCTTCATTTGCCGAGCAAAAAGCTATTGCTGATTTGCTGTTTACTTGGGATCAGGCCATAGAGAAAACCGAACGGTTGATTCGGGCGAAGGAAAGGCAGTTAGATGCTTATGCAAGAAATTTATTTGACCGGCGAAATGACGGGAAATATGATGGCTGGAAAGTCGTAGAACTAAAGATGGTCCTTACCGAACACGGTGATAAGAGTATAGGCATCGAAGAAGTTTATTCCGTTTCTGTACATAAAGGGCTGGTTAATCAGGTCGAACATTTGGGACGCTCCTTTTCGGCAGCAAATACAGACAACTATAACCGAGTTCATTTTGGTGATATTGTCTACACAAAGAGCCCAACCGGTGACTTTCCTTTGGGAATAGTGAAGCAAAGTTACGCGGTAAAGGATGTTATTGTTTCGCCACTTTATGGGGTCTTCACGCCAAAGACATTCAACCTTGGCATTGTCCTTGACTTCTATTTCAGTTCTCCAGCGCGGGCACGGAATTACCTGTTTCCAATAGTACAAAAGGGCGCAAAAAACACCATTGCTATAACGAACAAGACATTCTTGAGTAATACTCTCCACCTGCCGGTTGATGAGCAGGCACAAAAGGAGGTTGCTGAATTCGTATCTGCTGCAAGAAAAGAAATCGATCTGCTGAAAAAGCTTGCAGATAAATACAAAACCCAGAAAAGTGGTCTAATGCAGAAGATGCTGACAGGTGAATGGAAGGTGAAACCGGAAATCGTTAATCAATACATGGAGGTATAA
- a CDS encoding HAD family hydrolase yields MAKKHTVFAIVYDFDGTLAKGNIQENSFIPDLGIKKSDFWKEVKKLTKEHEMDEILAYMFLLIEKAKNHGEVKFDRDSLKAHGRDVSYFEGVEDYFLRINKYARSKQIKLGHYIISSGTKEMIEGTTIAKYFKTIYASSFKYDQHNVPQWPAIVLNYTTKTQFLFRINKGIDNAWDNSKINTYVPKEKRHVPFERMIYIGDGLTDVPAMKLVKDQGGTSIGVYAPKSRKKTEVEKLLGEGRVSYVAPANYSDGAELDQIIKATLDQVSAKASVQKFANKISR; encoded by the coding sequence ATGGCAAAAAAGCATACTGTATTTGCTATCGTCTATGATTTCGATGGCACTTTAGCTAAAGGGAATATTCAGGAGAATTCCTTTATCCCTGATCTCGGCATCAAAAAGTCTGATTTCTGGAAAGAGGTAAAAAAACTTACCAAGGAACATGAGATGGATGAGATATTGGCATACATGTTCCTGCTTATTGAAAAGGCCAAGAATCATGGAGAAGTGAAATTCGACAGAGACAGTTTGAAAGCACATGGGAGAGATGTCTCCTACTTCGAGGGTGTAGAGGATTACTTTCTCCGCATCAACAAGTATGCTCGTTCAAAACAGATCAAGTTGGGGCATTACATTATTTCGTCCGGAACCAAGGAGATGATAGAAGGGACAACGATTGCCAAATATTTCAAAACGATATATGCTTCCAGCTTCAAATATGATCAGCACAATGTTCCGCAATGGCCGGCAATTGTGCTCAACTATACCACGAAAACCCAGTTTCTTTTCCGCATAAACAAGGGTATTGACAACGCATGGGATAATTCAAAAATCAATACCTATGTGCCTAAAGAAAAAAGGCATGTACCATTCGAGCGAATGATATACATCGGAGATGGGTTGACTGATGTGCCTGCTATGAAGCTGGTCAAAGATCAAGGAGGTACTTCCATTGGGGTTTATGCACCGAAGAGCAGGAAAAAGACTGAGGTTGAAAAGCTGTTAGGCGAGGGGCGGGTCTCATATGTGGCTCCCGCAAACTATTCTGATGGGGCTGAACTGGATCAAATCATTAAAGCAACCCTTGATCAGGTATCAGCAAAAGCGTCCGTTCAGAAGTTTGCGAACAAGATAAGTAGATGA
- a CDS encoding DUF2188 domain-containing protein: MARGKNQHVVKHPDGWAVKGAGNSRATKVTRTQREAIEAAENIARNQQSDTKIHGQNGRIRAGNSYGNDSCPPKDKK, translated from the coding sequence ATGGCAAGAGGGAAAAATCAACATGTAGTGAAGCATCCTGACGGATGGGCGGTCAAGGGTGCAGGTAACAGCAGAGCTACGAAAGTGACCAGAACGCAGAGGGAGGCGATTGAGGCAGCTGAAAATATCGCCAGAAACCAGCAGTCGGACACCAAGATTCATGGTCAAAACGGAAGAATCAGGGCCGGTAACAGTTACGGAAACGATTCCTGTCCTCCGAAGGATAAGAAATAA
- a CDS encoding type I restriction-modification system subunit M: MIGMIDQKKINTAAWAACDTFRGVVDPAQYKDYILVMLFLKYISDVWEDHYEEYRELYGDDDARILRKLERERFVLPMVQLTEKNILTGEETLLDEFPATYYSLYERRSAANIGELINITLDHIEEQNKAKLEGVFRNIDFNSEANLGKTKDRNRRLKQLLEDFHKAELDMRPSRVSEDVIGNTYIYLIERFASDSGKKAGEFFTPFKVSELVAKLAVPKPGDRICDPACGSGGLLIKAAKEVGDRDFALFGQESNGSTWALCRMNMFLHSFDSARIEWCDTLNSPLLVENDRLMKFNCVVANPPFSLDKWGAENAESDQFNRFWRGVPPKSKADWAFITHMVDTALEKEGRVAVVVPHGVLFRGAAEGRIRRKMIEENLLDAVIGLPGNLFQTTNIPVAILVFDRSREKGGPQEDCKDVLFVDASREFVSGKNQNTLSDEHIEKIIRTYRECKDVEKYAHVADVAEIKENDFNLNIPRYVDTFEEEEEIDIDAVQREIELLEKELVEVRKQMSIKLKEIQR; this comes from the coding sequence ATGATTGGTATGATCGATCAGAAGAAAATCAATACTGCGGCATGGGCAGCGTGTGATACCTTCAGAGGGGTTGTTGACCCGGCACAATATAAGGATTACATCCTTGTGATGCTTTTTCTGAAATATATTTCCGATGTCTGGGAAGACCACTACGAGGAATACAGGGAATTATATGGGGATGATGATGCACGTATCCTTCGCAAGCTTGAACGAGAGCGTTTCGTTCTTCCTATGGTACAACTGACTGAAAAGAACATTTTGACCGGGGAGGAGACGTTACTGGATGAATTTCCTGCTACATACTACAGCCTTTACGAGCGTAGATCGGCGGCAAATATCGGTGAACTGATCAATATTACTCTCGATCATATCGAGGAACAGAATAAGGCCAAGCTCGAAGGGGTTTTCCGGAATATCGATTTCAACAGCGAAGCCAATCTCGGCAAGACCAAGGACCGTAACCGTCGTCTGAAACAGTTGCTGGAGGATTTCCACAAAGCCGAGCTCGATATGCGTCCCAGCCGTGTTTCTGAAGATGTGATCGGCAACACCTATATCTATTTGATCGAGCGTTTTGCCTCTGATTCAGGTAAAAAAGCTGGAGAGTTTTTTACCCCATTCAAGGTCAGCGAACTTGTCGCGAAGCTTGCGGTTCCGAAACCTGGCGACCGCATTTGTGATCCGGCCTGCGGCTCCGGCGGCTTGTTGATCAAGGCTGCAAAAGAGGTCGGTGATCGTGATTTCGCCCTTTTCGGACAGGAGTCGAACGGAAGCACATGGGCGCTTTGCCGTATGAACATGTTTTTGCACAGTTTCGACAGCGCACGCATTGAATGGTGTGATACGCTGAATAGCCCGCTGCTGGTCGAGAACGATCGCCTGATGAAATTCAACTGCGTCGTGGCCAATCCGCCGTTCTCTCTGGACAAGTGGGGCGCGGAGAATGCCGAATCCGACCAATTCAACCGATTCTGGCGCGGTGTTCCTCCCAAAAGTAAAGCGGATTGGGCGTTTATTACGCACATGGTCGATACTGCTTTGGAAAAGGAAGGAAGAGTTGCGGTTGTCGTGCCACATGGCGTTCTGTTCAGAGGCGCCGCTGAAGGTCGTATCCGCCGGAAAATGATAGAAGAAAACCTGCTCGACGCGGTGATCGGTTTACCCGGCAACCTGTTTCAGACCACCAATATTCCCGTGGCGATTCTGGTGTTCGACCGCTCGCGTGAAAAAGGCGGACCACAGGAGGATTGCAAGGATGTCCTGTTCGTTGATGCAAGCCGGGAGTTTGTCTCCGGGAAAAACCAGAATACCCTCTCCGACGAGCATATCGAGAAAATTATACGGACCTACAGAGAGTGCAAAGATGTCGAAAAATATGCGCATGTCGCTGATGTTGCGGAGATAAAGGAGAATGACTTCAACCTCAATATTCCCCGGTATGTGGACACCTTCGAGGAGGAAGAGGAGATTGATATCGATGCGGTACAGCGGGAAATTGAACTGCTCGAAAAGGAGTTGGTCGAGGTGCGGAAGCAAATGTCGATCAAGCTGAAGGAGATTCAGAGATGA